In one Zonotrichia albicollis isolate bZonAlb1 chromosome 14, bZonAlb1.hap1, whole genome shotgun sequence genomic region, the following are encoded:
- the LOC102065606 gene encoding ubiquitin carboxyl-terminal hydrolase 12 — translation MEALVTVRRLAAVCTMGANASALEKEIGPEQFPVNEHYFGLVNFGNTCYCNSVLQALYFCRPFREKVLAYKVQPRKKESLLTCLSDLFNSIATQKKKVGVIPPKKFISRLRKENELFDNYMQQDAHEFLNYLLNTIADLLQEEKKQEKQNGKLQNGSIESEEGDKADLTWVHEIFQGTLTNETRCLNCEAVSSKDEDFLDLSVDVEQNTSITHCLRGFSNTETLCSEYKYYCEQCRSKQEAQKRMRVKKLPMILALHLKRFKYMDQLHRYTKLSYRVVFPLELRLFNTSGDATNPDRMYDLVAVVVHCGSGPNRGHYITIVKSHGFWLLFDDDIVEKIDAQAIEEFYGLTSDISKNSESGYILFYQSRD, via the exons ATGGAGGCGCTGGTGACGGTGCGGAGACTCGCCGCCGTCTGTACCATG GGCGCCAATGCCTCTGCTTTGGAGAAAGAGATTGGTCCTGAGCAGTTCCCTGTGAATGAGCATTATTTTGGCTTGGTCAAT TTCGGCAATACCTGCTACTGCAACTCCGTCTTGCAGGCCCTGTATTTCTGTCGGCCCTTTCGGGAAAAGGTTTTGGCCTACAAGGTGCAGCCTCGAAAGAAGGAAAGCCTCCTGACCTGCCTCTCTGATCTCTTCAACAGTATTGCCACACAAAAGAAGAAGGTGGGAGTCATCCCACCCAAGAAATTTATTTCCCGCTTGAGGAAGGAAAATG AATTATTTGATAATTACATGCAGCAGGATGCACACGAATTCCTGAACTACCTACTGAACACTATTGCTGACTTGCTGCAAGAGGAGAagaagcaggagaagcagaaTGGGAAGCTCCAGAATGGCAGCATTGAGAGTGAAGAAGGAGACAAGGCTGATCTGACGTGGGTCCATGAAATCTTCCAAGGAACACTAACCAATGAAACCAGATGTCTTAACTGTGAGGCT gttAGTAGCAAAGATGAGGACTTTCTGGACCTCTCGGTTGATGTGGAACAAAATACATCAATTACACATTGTCTAAG GGGATTTAGTAACACTGAAACTCTATGCAGTGAATACAAATACTATTGCGAGCAGTGCCGCAGCAAACAGGAGGCACAGAAGAG AATGAGGGTGAAGAAGCTGCCCATGATCCTGGCTCTGCACTTGAAGAGGTTCAAGTACATGGACCAGCTGCACCGCTACACCAAGCTGTCCTACAGGGTGGTGTTCCCGCTGGAACTGAGGCTCTTCAACACCTCGGGGGATGCCACCAACCCCGACAGGATGTACGACCTGGTGGCCGTGGTGGTGCACTGTggcag TGGCCCCAACCGTGGGCACTACATCACCATCGTGAAGAGCCACGGCTTCTGGCTGCTCTTTGATGATGACATTGTAGAG AAAATTGACGCCCAGGCCATTGAAGAATTCTATGGGTTAACATCAGACATTTCCAAAAACTCTGAGTCTGGATATATCCTCTTCTACCAGTCCAGGGACTGA